The region AAAACATTACATCCTGATGTACTGATGTTAGCAGAAGCTTTTACGCGACCAAAAATTATGTATCAATTAGCAAAAGGTGGTTTTTCGCAATCCTATACTTATTTTACCTGGCGAAATACGAAAGAAGAATTAGTAGAGTATTTAACTGAATTAAATTCACCACCGATTGTTGATTTTTTCCGTCCTAATTTTTGGACAAATACCCCTGATATTTTGACTGAATTTCTACAAAAAGGTGGACGCCCAGCTTTTATTATTCGCTTTATCTTAGCTGCAACATTAAGTAGTAATTATGGGATGTATGGGCCTGCTTATGAAAATTGTATTAATGAACCTTTACATGAAGGTTCTGAGGAGTATTTAAACTCAGAAAAATATAGTATTCATCAGTGGCAAGAAGCTAAAGATAATATTAGCGATATTATTGCGCAAGTGAATGCAATTAGAAGACAACACAAAGCGTTACAAAATATGACCTCGCTTCACTTTTATTCTACCGATAATCCAAACCTGATTTGCTACAGTAAACATACTGTGGATAACCATAATATTATTATGGTTGTGGTTAATCTAGATTATCAATATAAGCACTCAGGATTTGTTGATATAAATTTTGAAAAATTAGGCATTAAAGAAGGGCCTTTTAAAGTTCAAGATTTATTAACAGACGATGTGTATACCTGGCATAACGGACGATGTTATGTCGAGTTAAATCCAGAGAAAGATCAATATGCTCATATTTTCCAGGTAAGGAAGTAATAATAACATGACAGAGTTAACACAAACGGAATGGTATAAAGATGCAGTCATTTATCAAATTCATGTGCGTAGTTTTTATGATAGTAATGATGATGGCATTGGCGATTTCAAAGGATTAATTCAGAAATTAGATTATATTGAGTTTTTAGGCGTTAATACCATCTGGTTATTACCCTTTTATCCTTCACCATTAAAAGATGAGGGTTATGATATTGCTGATTACATGAGTATTAATCCCATTTATGGCACGCTTAGAGATTTTAAAAAATTCTTAAAAGAAGCCCATGCAAGAAATATCCGAGTTATTACAGAATTAGTTATTAACCATACATCGAATCAGCATGAATGGTTTATTAAATCACGCTCAGCTAAGCCAGGTTCTTATTGGCGTAATTTTTATGTCTGGAGTGATACAGCTGAAGAATATTCTGATGCACGTATTATTTTTAGAGATTTTGAACCGTCTAACTGGACTTGGGATCATATTGCTAATGCCTATTACTGGCATCGATTTTATGCTCATCAACCTGATTTAAATTATGATAATCCTGCTGTCCAAAAAGAGATTTTTAAAATTGTCGATTTTTGGCTAGGTTTAGGTGTGGATGGTTTACGTTTAGATGCTATTCCTTATTTATTTCAACGTGAAGGCACCAATTGTGAAAATTTACCTGAAACACATGAATTTTTAAAAAAATTAAATCGCCATATTACATCAAAATTTGAAAACCGGTTTTTATTAGCAGAAGCTAATCAATGGCCAGAAGACGCAGTCAATTATTTTGGTAAGGGAGATGAGTGTCAAATGGCTTTTCATTTTCCTTTAATGCCTAGAATGTATATGGCTGTACAGATGGAAGATAGATTTCCCATCATTGATATTATTGAGCAAACACCACCTATCCCTCAAAATTGCCAATGGGCAATTTTTTTACGCAATCATGATGAATTAACATTAGAAATGGTCACGGATGAAGAGCGAGATTATATGTATCGTATGTATGGCCAAGACCAGCAAATGCGCATTAATTTAGGTATTCGCCGCCGCTTAGCGCCATTAATGGGAGGTGATCGAAGAAAAATAGAGCTTCTTAATGCATTGTTATTTTCTATGCCTGGAACACCTGTGATGTACTATGGGGATGAGATTGGTATGGGTGATAATATCTATTTAGGCGATAGAAATGGGGTAAGAACGCCTATGCAATGGTCTAATGATAATAATGCTGGCTTTTCTAATGCGACGCCACAAAAATTATATTTACCCGTGATTATTGATCCCGAATACAATTATCAAGCTGTTAATGTCAACCTACAACAGCAAAATTCGCAATCTTTATTATGGTGGATGAAAAGATTAATTGAAGTGCATGGTTTATATATCGCTTTCAGTCGAGGCACTATTGAGTTTCTAAATTCTGATAATACTAAAATTCTTGCTTTCTACAGAATATATAAAGAGCAAGTTATTTTAGTTCTTATCAACTTATCGCGCTTTACGCAAAGTTTTAAACTAGATTTATCTAAATATGCCAATCATTCTCTAACTGAAGTTTTTGGTAAGTCATCTTTTCCAATTATTACAGATATCCCTTACTTTTTTGTGCTCTGCCCATATGGATTTTTATGGTTGGAAATTAATAAGCCTGATACCCAACACAAAATAGCTGCTACTCATAAACATGAAGTCCTATCAATTAAAGATAAATGGTGCGATTTACTCGCTTCTTCGGAGAAGAAAAAACTAGAAAAAATTTTGGCGCATTACTTAGTTGATTGTCGTTGGTTTAGAGCAAAAAATCATGCTATTGCTAAAGTAGCAATTACCGATAATATTTTAATTAAAAATTCAGCGACTCCCGTTTATCTTCTATTGGTGAATGTAGAATTTAATGATAAGGAGGCTGAACAGTATTTTATGTTTATTACAGCAGAGACAAATGAAGATAACCTTTATGCTTCTGATCAACCTGCTAAAATCATTTGCTCTCTTGTCGACAAAAATAAAAAAATTTCTTATTTAATCGATGCTATGTACTCACTAGTTGCTTGGAAAGAAGTTTTTCATCTGTTTAGTGCTAATAAAATATTGGCCGGTGCTAATGGTAATCTTGAAGTTAAAGCAAATGGTCTTTATAAAAAGATTGTTTCCCATCAGGATGAATCAATTGAAATTAAAGCCTTAGCTGTTGAGCAGTCTAATACTTCTATTTTATATGGTAAAACAGCACTTTTAAAAATATATCGACGTTGTGAATTTGAGGAGAATCCAGAAGTTGAAATTAGCCAATTTTTAGCTCAACAAAAAGATTTTAAATCATCAAAAATTGCTTGTACTTTAAAGTATCATTATAAAAATAAAATGATGACAGTTGGAATTGTGCAAGAATACATTCCTAATGAAGGTAATGCTTGGGAATATACAGTTAATTCTATTGCTAATTTAATCGAGCAAATGGATCTTTCTATACCAGCAAAGATTACAAGCTCTCGTGTGTATCCTTGGCAAAAAATTATTCCATCGTTACCAAAAGAAATTGTAGAGTCATTAGGTTTATATGCTCATACAGTCATTATCTTAGCAGAGCGTACCGCACAAATGCATATTGCGTTAGCAGCAGAAACAGATAATAAACATTTTGCTACCGAGAACTTTAGTTTATTTGATCAGCGTAGTTTATATCAATCTTTACGTAATGCCTTTATTAAAACATCCGCGCTATTTAAATCAGCTACAATTAAACTCGATGATGTTTTACAGAAAAAAATTAATAAATTCACAACAGACAAAGATTTATTATTAGATCAGGTAAAGGCTATTTTACGTCATAAAATTGGTGGTAGAAAAATTCGTTGTCATGGTGACTATCACTTAGGCCAGATTCTTTATACAGGTAATGACTTTGTTATTATAGATTATGAAGGTGAGCCTGGTAGGCCCTTATCCGAAAGAAAAATTAAACGCCCACCACTAAGAGATGTTGCTGGAATTTTACGGTCATTTCATTACGCATTATATACAGTATTAAACAACAAAACGGTTTTTTCTACTGCACATCATTTTGATGCGGAAGAATGGTATTGTTGGATATGTCATTTATTTATTAATACTTATTTAGAGTATCCCGGTATTAAAAATTTAATGCCTAAAGAAACAGAATGTTTTGCGCTATTGCTTAAAGCCTTTATGTTTGAAAAGGTATTACATGAAATTGAATATGAAATAAATAATCGGCCTGATTGGTTGTATGTGCCCTGTAAAGGGTTAATTCAGCTTCTGGAGTGAAAATTCAGCATGGATAAAACAAACAATGATAGTTCGCAAAAAGCACTCTTAGATTTAGCTAGAGATGCAGGTATTTTGCTTTCTTATGAAGATGCCTGGAAAAAAAAGGTAACAGCAACCCCTGAGGTGATTATATGTCTTTTAAATCGCTTAGGAATACCTATAGAAAAAATTGAACAGGCGCCTGAATTTTTAAAAAAATCAATTGAAAAAAAGGTTGCTGAAAAAATTGATAAAAATATTGTTTTTTGGGACGGCAAAGCAAAAGAAATACCTATTTTTTTAACTCAAGATGAAGTAAAGGCGCAACTTGTTTACGTTATCACTTGCGAAGATGGTTCCTTAATTAAGGAATCTATTGATCTTGATAAAATTAAATCAAAGCGTAAACAAACTCATGGTGTAAAATATATAGAAAAATTAATTCGTATCCCTGCATTACCAATAGGCTACCATCATTTAAAAATAACATTACTCTCAAAAAAATATACAAGCTTGTTAATTGCAGCACCAACAAAATTTTATACTCAAAATATTGTTAAAGAGCCGTGTTACGGTGTGTTTGCTCCAATTTATGCGCTTCATGATGAATTTACTAATAAATGTGGTGATTTATCGACGTTTGCCCACTTTTCTCGCTGGTTAGCTGAGCAAGATACTAAAATTGTTGCAACAATGCCTTTTTTCGCCAGTTTTTCTGAAAGTCATTGTGAGCCTAGTCCTTATTCGCCGGTAAGTCGCTTATTTTGGAATGATTTATATCTTAATTTAAATCATATTGTTAATGACATAGAAGAAGATAAGCAATGTGAGATTGACGAGATATTAAATGATCAAAGTTTAGTTAATTATCCTGTAGCTGCAAAAACAAAACGACAACTATTTACAAAACATATTGAATCCTTTTTAGCCGATACTGAATTACAAGAGGCGCTTCAAGTTTATCGAGAAAAATGCCCTCTAATTGAGCAATATTCTTTGTTTAGAGCAAAAAATGAAGTAGATAATCAAACTTGGCACGCATGGACTGCTAAAGATAAAAAAGGTAAATTAAAATTAAATGCGGACTTAGAAAAATATTATTATTACCATCTCTTAGCGCAGTGGCAATTTGATAAACAATTAAAATCATTTAAGGAAGAACTTAATCAGCGTGGCCAACTTCTTTATTTAGATTTACCTGTGGGTGTTCATAAAGATGGTTTTGATACTTGGTATTTTCAAGATAGTTTCTTAGAGGGTATTAGTATTGGTGCACCTCCTGATCCTGTTTTTAAACATGGTCAGAATTGGGGTTCTCCGCCCTTAAGCCCTGAAACCTTAAAGAATACCCACTTTAACTACTTTATTTTAATGCTACGGAATATTTTTCAATATGTAGATATTTTGCGTATTGATCATGTCATGGGTTTTAATCGCTTATTTTGGATTCCTGATAATTTTCCAATTGCTGAGGGTGTTTATGTGCAATACCCGGCAGAAGAGATGTATGCCATTTTATCAATTGAGTCTAATCGCTACAAAGCATCTATTATAGGTGAGAATTTGGGTTGTGTTCCGCCTATAACAGATGAAATGATGCAACAGCATGACATGATTCAAATGAATATTACTCAATATTTATTAGAATCAAAATTGCCGCTTGAGCCTCTGAATGAATTAATGCTTACTAGTTTAAATACGCATGATATGCCAACTTTCTTTGCATTTTGCCAAGGTTTAGATATTGAAAAAGATAAAGAGGAAAACAATCTACCTTTAAAAGCGTATCATGATGCTATTCAAACCCGGAAAAAGCAAATTCTACGCTTACGAAAAACATTAACTAAGCATCAGCTTGATGAAGATAATTTGCTTGAATCAAGCATTAAATTCCTTGCTGCAAGCAAAGCTAAAATTTTCATTATAAACATAGAAGACTTATGGCAAGAAACTAAATCTCAAAATATACCGGCTAGTGGGCCTGATAAACCTAATTGGCGTAGAAAATTTGCTTATTCCATTGAGCAGATTAAAACAATGTCTTCAGTAAATCATCTCTTGCATATGATAAGAAAATTAAGGCCAGCAAGAGCTAAAATTGCTAAAAAGCCTAAACAGTTCTCGCTTATAAGTAAGGATGATTTGTATTTATTTAATGAAGGAACACACTATCAACTTTATGATCATTTAGGCGCTCATTATATTGCTAAAAAAGGAATAAAAGGCGTTTACTTCGCAGTATGGGCGCCTAACGCGCATTATGTTTCTGTAGTAGGAAGTTTTAATTTCTGGCATCGTGGTGAAAACCCTATGTCCACGGTTGATGACTCTGGGATTTGGGAGGTTTTCATTCCCAATGCGAACCCGGGTGATTTATATAAATTTTATATTGAATCAAAATATCATCACTATTGGGCAGAAAAAGCAGATCCATTTGCATTTTTGCAAGAGGTGCCGCCAAACACAGCTTCTATTGTTTGGCATTCTAATTATCAATGGCATGATGAAACATGGATGAATAAACGGGGGGAACATCAACGTCTAAATGCGCCTATTTCAATTTATGAAGTCCATTTAGGTTCTTGGAGGCGAGTACCAGAAGAAGGGGGGCGCTTTTTAAATTATCGCGAACTTGCACCGTTGCTTGCTGAGTACGTTTTAAAAATGAATTTTACCCATGTTGAACTTCTGCCAATTATGGAGCATCCTTTTTATGGTTCCTGGGGGTATCAAACACTTGGGTATTTTGCACCAACTGCACGTTATGGTAGCCCTGATGACTTTAAATATTTAGTTGATTATCTACATCAACATAATATCGGTGTCATACTTGATTGGGTACCTTCTCATTTTCCCAATGATGAGCATGGTCTAGCTTACTTTGATGGTACTCATTTATTTGAGCATAGCGATCCTAGAAAAGGATTTCATCCTGATTGGAAAAGTGCCATTTTTAATTATGGTCGCCATGAAGTGAAGTCATTTTTAATAAGTAGCGCTTTATATTGGTTAGAGCAATATCACATTGATGGTTTACGTGTTGATGCTGTTGCTTCTATGTTGTATTTAAATTACTCGCGTTCTGAAGGCGAGTGGATCCCTAATGTGCATGGTGGGAATGAAAATTTAGAGGCAATTGATTTCTTACAAAATTTAAATAAAACAATTTATCATTATTTTCCTGATGTTCAAACTTTTGCTGAGGAATCGACAGCCTGGCCTGGGGTTTCACGGCCAACTTATATCGGTGGCTTAGGATTTGGTTTTAAATGGGATATGGGGTGGATGCATGATACGTTATCTTATCTGCATCTTGACCCTATTCATCGGCGCTTTCATCAACATCGTTTATCGTTTCGGATGATTTATGCATTTAATGAAAACTTTACTCTTTCATTATCGCATGATGAAAGTGTACATGGTAAAGGATCTTTGTATTCTAAAATGTCAGGCGATGAATGGCAGCGTTTTGCTAATTTGCGTTTATTATTTGGCTACATGTTTGGCCTTCCGGGTAAAAAATTACTCTTTATGGGTAATGAGTTTGGCCAAAGGAGTGAATGGAATCATGAGGTCAGTATTGACTGGCATGTTTTGGATTGGCCACTCCACCAGGGCCTACAAGCTTGGGTTGCTCACTTAAATAAACTTTATAAAGAGGAGCGAGCCTTACATGACTTTGATCATGAATCAGCTGGTTTTGAATGGATTGATTGTGAGGATGCGCATAATAGTATTTATAGCTTTTTACGCAAATCAGCAAAGAGTGAACTAATATTAATAGTATTGAATTGTACGCCTGTAACTCGATTTTTTTATCGGATTGGTGTTCCAAAGCAAGGTAAATGGAAACTCATTGCATCAAGTGATGCAACACAATATGGTGGATCAGGCAATCAAGACAATCTATTAGATACAGAAAAGCACCCATTTCATTATAGGGATTATTCAATTAGCCTGACGCTACCGGGCATAAGTGTGAGCTTTTATAAATGGATAGAAAAATAACACGGACAATAGGTGCGAACCTGGCTCTAGATGGCTCTTGCACATTTCGCGTATGGGCCCCTTTTGCAGAGCATATGCAAATCAAAATCTTTCCTCAACATGGAACAGCTTATTATTTAGAGATGCATAAAGGCGAAGATGATTATTTTGAACTTATTACCTCGGATATCACCGCAGGCGATCGTTACTATTACTGTTTTGCAGACAAAGAGCTACCTGATTTAGCTTCTGATTATCAACCTGAAGGGATTCTTGGACCATCCGAAATTATTAGTAAAAAAAAGCCTAGGCCCTGGAAGGCTACGTTATTAGCGGATTATATTATTTATGAATTGCATGTAGGCACTTTTTCTGAAGAAGGTAAATTTACCGCGGTTATTCCTTATTTAAAAGAACTTAAATCACTGGGTATTACTGCACTTGAACTTATGCCAATTGCACAATTTCCAGGTGATAGAAATTGGGGCTACGATGGCGTGCTTCCTTTTGCGGTCCAAAATAGTTATGGTGGGCCGCAGGGTTTAAAGCAATTAGTAGAAGCATGTCATGAGTTAGAGATAGCCGTTATTTTAGATGTGGTTTATAACCATTTAGGGCCAGAAGGAAATTTTTTTAATGAATTTGGCCCTTATTTAACAGATAAATATAGTACGCCTTGGGGAAAAACCTTAAATTTTGATGGTGAATACAGTCACTATGTACGTAATTATTTTATTGAGAATGCGCTTCATTGGTTTTCTGAATATGGTATTGATGCACTACGCTTAGATGCATTGCATGCTATTGTCGATACATCTGCTTATCCTTTTTTAGAGGAACTTGCTGATAGGACAAAAGCTTTATCTAAAGCACTAGGACAAGAATTTTATTTAATTGCAGAAAGCTGCGCTAACGATCCGAGGCTGATTAGAACGAAGGAAGAGTATGGATTTGGTTTACATGCTCAATGGAATGATGACTTTCATCATGCTTTGCATACCCTTCTTACTAAAGAACGTGAAACTTACTATCAAGATTATGGTGATATAAAACATTTTCTAAAAGCCTATCAAGAAGGCTATGTTTATTCAGGTGAGTATTCTCCATTTCGTAAGCAGCCACATGGCGTGAGTTCTCAAGCTATTCCGGGCGATCGCTTCGTTGTTTTTATGCAAAATCATGATCATATTGGTAACCGCCCTACAGGCGATCGCTTAACGCATATTCTATCAACGGCACAGCTTCGGTTTGGAGCGGCTCTACTCTTTTTCTCTCCTTATATTCCACTAATTTTTATGGGAGAGGAGTATGGTGAAGTTGCACCATTTCAATATTTTATTAGCCATACGGATGAGCAACTGATTGAAGCAGTACGGCAAGGACGCCGGCAAGAATTTGCATTTCAAGAGCATGTTGAAGTACCTGATCCCTATGATATTAATACTTATCAGCAGAGTAAGTTAGATCATGGACTTAAAAAGAAACATGAGCATCAGCGTATGTGGCGCTATTATCAGCGATTGATTCAAATTCGCCGTAATCACCCAGCTTTGTTTGAATTAAATAAACATAGCTTATCTTTTGAATTGTTTGAAAATGAAAGATTATGGGTCATTAAACGAACAAATAAACAAAATGAAATTCTACTAATTGCTAATTTCTCAAATGAGAATCTTAGTTATGAGAATCATATTAAGCTTGCTGGATTAAGGCTGCTCTTAGACTCTTATGATTATGAGTCAACAATTGTCGATTATCAACAAGGCAGTACAGAACTTAAACCATTTGGTATCTTACTTTTTGAAAGGATAACAGAAAGTGACTAATAAATATCTTTGTATACATGGCCATTTTTATCAACCACCACGTGAAAATCCATGGTTAGAGGCTGTAGAAAATCAAGAATCAGCAGCACCTTACCATGATTGGAATGAGCGCATTACCGAGGAATGTTATGCACCAAATGCTGCGTCTAGAACTCTAAACTCAGAAGGAAAAATTACTACTATTTCTAATAATTATGAAAAAATTAGCTTTAATTTTGGGCCTACGTTACTTTCTTGGATAAATGAAAAAAATCCATTATTGCTGCAGTTATTACGTGAAGCAGATACAAAAAGCCAAGAGCGCTTAAATGGCCATGGTAATGCGCTTGCACAATCTTACAATCATATCATTATGCCTCTTGCTAATTCGCGTGATAAATATACTCAAATTTATTGGGGAATTAAGGATTTTGAATATTATTTCGGCCGAAGCCCAGAAGGTATGTGGTTATCAGAAACGGCAGTTGATTTAGAAACACTGGATATTATGAGTGAGCTTGGTATTAAATTTACAATCCTTGCTCCCAACCAATTACAGCATATTAGGCGCCTTAACAGTGACGAAGAATGGTACGATGATTTCACCATTGGGACACCTTACTTACAGCATCTTCCTTCTGGTCGAACGATTACTCTTTTCTTTTATGATGGTGGTGTGTCTAAAGCAGTTGCCTTTGAAAAATTATTAACGCACGGCGAAAATTTTGCTCATCGCTTATTAGATGCTTTTCCCCCCGAATGGACCGCAAATACATTGATGCATATTGCTACTGATGGCGAGACTTACGGTCATCATCATCCACATGGCGATATGGGACTTGCTTATGCGCTTCATTATATTGAGCAGCAAGGTGAGGTTGAAATTGTAAACTATGGTTATTTCTTAGAAGCTCAACCTCCTGAGTTTGAAGTAGAAATTTGGGAACATTCTTCTTGGAGTTGCGCGCATGGCGTAGAACGCTGGAAAAGTAATTGTGGTTGTAATAATGGTCAAGGCTGGCATCAAGAATGGCGCGGCCCCTTGCGTCAAGCGCTAGATTGGTTACGGGATGCATTAATTCCTGCATTTGAGGAAAGAGTGGGTAATTTGGTAAACGATCCTTGGGCGGCTAGAAATGATTATATTGAAGTTATCCTTCATCGTGATAAACAAAATGAATTTTTAGCAAAACATGCAAAACGAAAATTAAAACAACATGAAAAGGAAAGTGTTTTAAAATGGATGGAACTACAACGCCATGCTATGTTGATGTATACAAGCTGTGGTTGGTTTTTTGATGAGTTATCTGGCATTGAAACCGTACAAATTATGAAATACGCTGCTCGTGTTATTCAGTTACATACTGAATTAACAGGCGAAAGCTTTGAAGAGACATTTATTGAAAAACTAGCGTTAGCGCCTTCTAATTTTACGCACTTTAAAAATGGCGCTCAACTATACAATATGTTTGTCAAACCACTTAGTATCGATTTGTTCAAGGTATCTGCGCACTTAGCTGCAAGCTTACCGTTTATGGCTTATGAAGATAAGGTGGTTATGTATTGCTATGAATGTGAATTAATTAATACGCAAAAAACAATTGAGGGTAAGACACAATTAATTAGCGGTGAATTAATAGTCACTTCAAAGTTAACATCCGAATCTTTAAGAGTTTGGTATTGGCTTTTTTATCAAGGCGATCATAATCTAATATGCGCAATTAAGCACCCAGATGCTTCCTTAGAACACATAGGTAAAACATTACATGAAGTATTTATTACGGGTGATATTTTTCAGGTTGTAAAGTTATTTGAAAATTACTTTGGTGAAGAGACTATTTCTTTACGCGACTTATTTTATGATACAAAATTAAAAATCACAGAAGACATTTTATCCACCTCTTTAGCAGATTTGGAATTAAATTACCGGCGCTTCTTCGATGATAATGCACCGATGATTAACTTTATTTCTGATATAAGCATTGAATTACCAAGAACAATTAAAAGTGCGCTTAATTCATTAATTAACAGCGATATAGTGCATTTCTTTTTAGGCCCTAATCCTAATATTGAAGATTTAGAATCCATCTTTGATAAAGCGCAACGCTTGCGTGTTCGGCTAGATAAAGAAACTATTGGGTTTCATGCTAATCATATGCTGCATGATAATGCTATGATGATTGAACATCATATTAATGATAAAGATTTTTTACACTATCT is a window of Legionella busanensis DNA encoding:
- a CDS encoding DUF3536 domain-containing protein, coding for MTNKYLCIHGHFYQPPRENPWLEAVENQESAAPYHDWNERITEECYAPNAASRTLNSEGKITTISNNYEKISFNFGPTLLSWINEKNPLLLQLLREADTKSQERLNGHGNALAQSYNHIIMPLANSRDKYTQIYWGIKDFEYYFGRSPEGMWLSETAVDLETLDIMSELGIKFTILAPNQLQHIRRLNSDEEWYDDFTIGTPYLQHLPSGRTITLFFYDGGVSKAVAFEKLLTHGENFAHRLLDAFPPEWTANTLMHIATDGETYGHHHPHGDMGLAYALHYIEQQGEVEIVNYGYFLEAQPPEFEVEIWEHSSWSCAHGVERWKSNCGCNNGQGWHQEWRGPLRQALDWLRDALIPAFEERVGNLVNDPWAARNDYIEVILHRDKQNEFLAKHAKRKLKQHEKESVLKWMELQRHAMLMYTSCGWFFDELSGIETVQIMKYAARVIQLHTELTGESFEETFIEKLALAPSNFTHFKNGAQLYNMFVKPLSIDLFKVSAHLAASLPFMAYEDKVVMYCYECELINTQKTIEGKTQLISGELIVTSKLTSESLRVWYWLFYQGDHNLICAIKHPDASLEHIGKTLHEVFITGDIFQVVKLFENYFGEETISLRDLFYDTKLKITEDILSTSLADLELNYRRFFDDNAPMINFISDISIELPRTIKSALNSLINSDIVHFFLGPNPNIEDLESIFDKAQRLRVRLDKETIGFHANHMLHDNAMMIEHHINDKDFLHYLIKLVAFVKTMPVNVNLWHMQNEVYKLLQENEQNQKNPLLTELASQLDLEIEYAYSTSHV